One Candidatus Woesebacteria bacterium genomic window, CTTAGTTTCTTTCTTAAGATTAGACTCTAGATTCAAGCTAGAAGCCTGTTTTTTGGTGCGACTAATTTTGGAGGGAACATTTTCCTCCTTTAATGTTGCAGCTTTACTCCCAAAAATTTCACTATCCAAAATCAACAAATCAGAGACAAAAACATCATAGGCATTAAGACTATTCCAGCTTGAAATCTTGACACTTTCGACATTATTCCAAGCTCTAGTTTTATTTATATCTTCCGATTTAAAAGCTACCAAAATATTTTTAGAGGTCAGATTTGACTTTAAAAGCAAATTCTTTATTAATTGAGACGCTTCTTTTGTTTTCTTAAAAGAAGACAACTTTTCAACCAAGAAAAGCCTATTATTATCTAATTTATCTCGTAAAGCTAAAGCTAAAGCCTTTCTTCTAATTAATTCAGGCAATCTCAAGAGCCTTTTTAATCCAGAAGGTCCATGTGCTAATCCTCCACCAACAAAAATAGGAGCTGAACGCGCTCCGTGTCTTGCCCCTCCTGTACCTTTCTGACGATAGATTTTCCTGGTTGAGATTTTTACATCGGATCTTGTTTTTCTCCTTGGTCTTACTTTATATAAGTTAAATTCATAAAACCTTAAAGCTTGAGATAACAACTTCTCTGAGCTTTTCTCAAAAAGACGATCAGGCAAATTGACTTTGCCTTTTTCTTCTCCTTTAACTGAAAAAAGATTAACTTTCATAGTTTAATTTAAGATTGATCTTGAGCTTGGGTGTTTTCCTTATTAGCTTCTTTCTCCTTGCTTTCTTCTTCTATTTGCTCTACTTGAGCTGTCGGGCCCTCGCTAATAAGCTGTGAGAGCTTACCAGAGCCTATTTTAGTAACCAACAAAAGATCACCCCTTTTACCAGGAACCGGGCCTGAAAGGCCTAATAGGCCTTTCTCTTTATCAACCAGAACAACCACCAGATTCTTAACCGTAACTTTATCCTGCCCCATCCTCCCTGCCATTTTTTTACCTTTATAAACTCGGCCTGGGGTGGTTCCTTGTCCAATTGAACCAGGAGCACGATGACGGTCAGATTGCCCATGGGTCTTTGGCCCACCAGCAAAATGCCATCTTCTAACCACACCTGCAAAACCCTTGCCCTTACTTACTCCCGTCACAGAAACTAAATCACCAACTTTAAAGACCTCAAAAGCATCCACTTCATCTCCTACTTTTAGATCTGTTTTTTTAGTTAGTTTTGCTTCTTTTAAATATCTTGGAGCCTTACCTTCTTTGACCAGGTCTTTGAGATGCCCTTGCAAGGGTTTACTGGTATTCTTAGCTTTCTTTTCTCCAAAAGCAAGTTGCACCGCAAAATAGCCATCTTTTTTATCATCTTTGACTTGGCTGACTATGCATTTTCCAGCCTCAACCAAGGTTACAGGGACTCTAGTCCCTTTAACAAAAGTCTGACTCATTTCAAGTTTTTTAGTTAAAACAGTTTTCAACATAGTTATCAAGCACAAAAAAAGGCGCCCTAGGCGCCTCACGCCAAAGGCTAAAAAAACGTGGCTAATGACGAACTTTATCCACGATGACTAGATTATAACAAAAACAAAAGAATGTAGCAAGAAGACCAAAGTCAATCCCCACTACAAGCGGGGTTGATCGGAGTTAGTCCTCGCTTAAAGCGAGGTTGGTCGAAGCTAGTCGGAAGCTAGTATTTAGTATCTTGTATTATGTATTATGCAGGGAATACTAGTAGAAAGTAGAACGTAGTAAGTAGAAAGCAAAATTCTATAATCTATAATCTATAATCTATAATCCAAAATCTATAATCTAATTTTTGACTTTTGAGTTTTAAGTTAATTTGTTAATTTGTTAACTGTTAATTGTTATCTCACATCTTTATCTCAACTGAGACTCCTGCTGGGAGTTCTAAATTGGAGAGTGAATCAATTGTTCTTTCTGATGGATCGTGAATTTCAATCAACCTCTTATGAACCAAAACTTCAAAGTGTTCTTGAGCATCTTTATCAGTAAATGGAGATTTGTTAACTGAAACTACACTTCTTTTAGTGGGAAGTGGAATCGGGCCAACAATTTTAGCACCAGTAGCAATAGCAACATCTAAAATCTTAGCTGCTGCTTCATCTATAACCCTATAATCGTAGCTTTTAAGCTTAACCCTCAATCTTCCTGCTGGCATAAAATTTTGGCTTTAAAGAGCTTTTAGGCAATAACCTTGGTAATAACACCTGCACCAACAGTGCTACCACCTTCCCTGATAGCAAAACGGAAACCTTCTTCCATTGCTACCGCCTGAATTAATTTAACTTTCATCTTGGCATTGTCGCCAGGCATAACCATCTCAATTCCTTCAGGTAAAGTAACCTCACCTGTAATGTCGGCTGTCTTGATAAAGAACTGAGGCTTGTAACCTGAGAAGAAAGGAGTGTGCCTTCCACCCTCTTCTTTACTCAAGATATAAACCTCTGCCTCAAATTCGGAGTGAGGAGTAATTGTTCCGGGCTTGGCTACAACCTGACCACGTTCAACCTGATCTTTTTCAATTCCTCTTAGTAAGACTCCAACATTGTCTCCAGCTTCAGCATAATCAAGAGTCTTCCTAAACATCTCAAGACCTGTAACAACAGTCTTTTGGGTTGGTCTAAGACCAACTATTTCAACCTCTTCATTGACACTCAACTTACCACGCTCAACCCTACCTGTCACGACTGTTCCTCTTCCTTTAATAGAAAAGATATCTTCAATTGGCATCAAGAAAGGCTTGTCAACATCTCTTGTTGGCTGAGGAATGTATTCATCAACCGCTTTCATTAACTCCAAAATTTGCTTCTCAGCTTCAGGATCTCCTTCCAAAGCCTTAAGAGCTGAACCACGAATCACAGGAACTTCATCTCCTGGGTATTCATATTTCTTCAAGAGCTCACGAACATCAGCTTCAACCAAATCAACAATTTCAGGGTCATCAACGGTATCAACCTTGTTCAAGAAGACAACAATTGCGGGAACGTTAACCTGGCGAGCCAAGATAACATGCTCTCTTGTTTGAGGCATTGGACCATCGGCCGCTGAGATAACCAAAATGGCACCATCCATTTGAGCTGCACCGGTAATCATATTCTTAATGTAATCAGCATGACCTGGTGCGTCAATGTGAGCATAATGTCTCTTATCAGTCTCGTACTCAAGATGGGAGATATTGATGGTAACACCTCTTGCTTTTTCCTCAGGAGCACTATCAATCTCTTCGAATTTGTAAGCTTTGGTAGGATTACCTGGCTGTTTGGACAAAACAGTGGTAATAGCCGCTGTCAAAGTGGTTTTACCATGGTCTACATGGCCAATAGTACCAATATTGACATGCGGCTTTGTTCTTTCAAATTTTTGTTTTGATTCTCCTGCCATAGTTTAAAAATTATAGGGAGCATAATGCTCCGTTGTCATCAAGACACTAGTCGTGATTATACTCGAGGCCAAAACAAAATGTCAAGAGGCAAGTTTAGCCTCGAGGCATAACCACTTTGCCAGATTTTTCAATAATCATGTCAGCAATGTTACGAGGTACTTCCTCATAATGACTAGGTTCAATATAAGGAACAGCTCGACCTTGGGAAATAGATCTAACTTTAGTTACATAGCCTGAAAGCTCGGCAAGTGGTGCAAAAGCGTAAATATAAGTCATATCACCTTTCTCCTCACTACCCTGAATCTGAGCTCTCTTTGAAGACAAATCGCCAATTATATCACCCATAAATTCTTTAGGTGTTGCTACCTCCACTTTAACTATTGGCTCAAGTAAAACCATATCAGCTAATTTAACAGCCTGTTCAACAGCCATAGAGCCTGCAATCTTGAAAGCTATCTCTGAAGAATCAACTTCATGATAAGAACCATCATAAAGGTAAACTGCCAAATCGGTTATTGGATAACCAGCCAAAACACCATTTTCAAGCTTCTCCTTGACTCCTTTCTCAACTGCAGGAATAAATTCAGCAGGGATTGCACCACCTCTAATTTCTGAAACAAATTTAACCCCTTCACCACGACCCAAAGGTTCAACTCGAATAAGACAATGACCATACTGTCCACGACCACCAGTCTGCCTGATATATTTGCCCTCGCCTTTTCCAACCTTTTTAATTGTTTCTTTGTAGGCAACCTGTGGAGCACCAATTTTCGCCTCGACCCCAAATTCACGTTTCATCCTGTCAACTAAAATCTCAAGCTGCAATTCACCCATTCCAGAGATAATTGTCTGACCTGTTTCTTGATTTGACTTAACACGAAAAGTTGGATCCTCATCAAGCAATTTGCCAAGCGCAATACCCATTTTTTCCTGATCGGATTTAGTTGCAGGCTCAATAGCAAGAGAGATAACAGGATCGGGAAATTTAATTGATTCAAGAATTATCGGCCTATTAGGATCACACAAAGTGTGGCCAGTGGTTGTGTCCTTTAAACCAACTGCCGCCACAATTTCCCCAGCATAAGCTTCCTCAATCAATTCCCTTTGGTCAGCATGCAAAAGAACCAATTTACCTATTCGCTCAGGAACAGATTTACTGGTGTTAAGAACCTGTTGGCCAGTTTTAATTATTCCTGAATAAATACGTAAATAAACTAACCGCCCAACATGAGGATCGGTCATTACTTTGAAAGCAAGAGCAGAAAAAGGAGCTTCGTTTTTAGGCTCCCTTATTTCTTCCTCCCCCGTCTTCGGATTAACACCCTTTACAGGCGGCAGATCAAGTGGGGAAGGTAAATACTCAACCACACCATCAAGAAGAAGTTGGGTAATTGCAGTTCTATTATCACCGCCAAAGATAGGGAAAAACTTGCCTGAAACAACACCCTTTCTAATAGCTCTTTTAATCTCCGTTTCACTTACTTCCTCCCCGTTTAGATACTTTGACAAAACTTCATCATCATACTCGGCCACTCTTTCAAGAAGCTCTGCTCTATACTTTTCCGCCACTTCTTTATATTCTGCAGGGATTTCTTCTTCAACCAACTTATTGTCTTCAATTCCAGAATAAGTAAAAGCCTTCATACGAATAAGATCTATTGCTCCACGCAAATCGTGTTCTATACCTATTGGATAAATAACAGGAGCTGCGTTTGCCCCCAAGCGTTCGTGTATAGACTTAAGACTGCCTTCAAAATCAGCTCCAATAAGGTTAAGCTTATTCAAAACACAAATTCTAGGCACTTTATACTTATCTGCCTGGCGCCAGACAGTTTCTGACTGGCTTTCAACTCCAGTTCGGCCGTCGAAAACAACCACAGCTCCATCAAGAACCCGCAAAGAACGTTCTACCTCAGCAGTAAAATCGATATGTCCTGGAGTATCAATAATATTAATTCTATACTGACCATCTTTAACTGAAGTTTCCTTCTTTAAGGTCCAAAAAGTGGTGATTGCGGCAGACACAATAGTAATCCCGCGCTCTCTTTCCTGCTCCATCCAGTCAGTTGCAGTTGTTCCCTCATCAACTGAACCCAAACGATAAGTTCTACCTGTTTCAAAAAGAATTCTTTCTGTTGTAGTAGTCTTCCCGGCATCAATATGAGCAATAATCCCTATATTTCTAATTCTTTCCATAGGAAGATTACGGTCTTTTGTAGCCGTAAAGACAAGAGAGGCCTTCTTTTTTGTTGCTTGGACTTGAGACATAATAATTACCAACGGAAGTAGGCAAAGGCGCGATTTGCCTCAGCCATTCTTTCCATATCCTGACGTTTTTTAACCGCAAAGCCTTCGCCTTTTGAAGCATCAAGAATTTCTGCCACCAATTTTTCAGCAAAGGTGTGATATTGACTATTTGGCCTACTTCTTGCACCAAAAATAAGCCAGCGAATAGCCAAAGACTCCTTTCTTGAGCCACGAACAGCAACAGGCACCTGATAAGCTGCCCCACCAATTCTTCTTGGGCGGACCTCCATTGAAGGCTTAATATTATTTATCGCTTCGGCAAAGACCTTGATCGGATCAAGACCCATTCCCTTTATGATTTCAAAAGCCTTGTAGACTTGCTTTTGAGCCACGCTTTTTTTACCGTCGCGCATAGCACGGTTAATAAGTTTTGTCACCAGACGGTTTCTATAAACAGGATCTGGTTCAACTACTCTTGGTTTCGCTGGTCCTTTTCTTGCCATATTAGTTAAGCACTAGATGCGGAAGCTTCGCTAGATGATACATTTTTTGATTCCCTTTTGGATCCATACCTACTACGAGAAGTCTTACGTCCAACAACACCCGTGGTGTCATACTTTCCACGAACTACTTGATACTTGACTCCAGGCAAATCTTTCACCCTTCCGCCTCTTATTAAAACTACCGAATGCTCTATTAATTCATGGCCTTCACCAGGAATATAAGCTGTTACCTCTTGTTTATTAGACAGTCTGACACGAGCTACTTTACGCAGCGCAGAGTTTGGCTTTTTGGGAGTCATAGTCCTGACCTGCAGAACCACCCCTCTTTTAAAAGGGGAGGGCAACTCACCATACTTTCTGTCTTTGGCATTAAACCAGCGCCTCAAAGCGGCCTTTTTGGTCTTCTTGATAATTTTTTTTCTTCCTTTTCTGATTAATTGCAATACTGTTGGCATATAATTTTTGAGCACAAGAAACTCTGACAAGAGCAATATGGGCACAAGCCAGAGACCTTGTGTCTCTATTCTATCAGATTTTGCCTTCTTCAGGCAAACGAGCAGACTCAGGTGTGACAGGAATAAGTCTTCCTATTATCACATTTTCCTTCAAACCTAAAAGCTTGTCCTCCTTACCTTGAAGCGCAGACTCTGTTAAAACTTCGGTTGTCTGCTCAAAGGAAGCAGCAGAAAGCCAACTTTCGGTATAAAGAGATCTTCTGGTTATTCCCAAAATGACCTGCTGAGCACTGGCTGGCTCCCCTCCCGCAGCCAAAACCTTTTCATTTTCAGCCTCAAAAGAGGCTTTATCCACAAGTTCTCCTGGCAAAAACATCGTATCTCCGCAAGTTACTACTTTTACCTTATCGCTCATCTTTTTAACAATTACTTCAAAATGTTTATCGTTAATTGGAATTCCTTGAGATTCATAGACTTTCTGAACTTGGGAGATAATATACTCTTGCGCAAATCTTAGCCCCTTAATCATCATTACTTCTCTTACATCAAGCGGGGCTGCAGCTAATGGCAAACCTGCTTCTACCTTTTGTCCGCTCTTAACAGTCAAGGTCAGAGTCTTGGGGATTATATATTCTCTTTTATCTTTAAGTCCTGATGCAGAACTGGTAACAACCACCTTCCAACCTTCATCAATCTCATTTACCATAACCTTACCCGAAATTTCACTCAAAGGAGCTGTTACCTTGGGAGTTCTTGCTTCAAACAACTCTTCTACTCGTGGCAAACCTTGTGTCACATCAACCCCAACAACTCCCGCTGAATGTTTAGTCCTCAAAGTCAACTGTGTTCCTGGCTCACCAATTGACTGGGCAGCAATGATACCAACTGGGGTTCCCACTTCAACCATCTTCTTAGTAGACAAATCCCAACCATAACATTTAGCACAAACTCCATGGCTAAGACCACAGGTAAGAGGAGAGAAAACTTTTACTTCATTTATTCCAAGATTAACTATTTTATCCGCTTTAGCCTCATCAACAATTTCTCCCTTAGCAAAAAGAACTTTCTTTGTCTTAGGTTCTAAAATATTATCTGCTAAAACTCTACCTACAATCTTGAATATTTTGTCTTCTTTCTTGTTGATTTTAGTAAAATCAATAGTCAAACCTTCATCGGTTCCACAGTCTTCAGCCCTCACAATAACATCATGAGCCACATCAACCAAGCGGCGAGTAAGGTATCCCGCATCAGCTGTCTTCAAGGCAGTATCCGTCAAACCTTTTCTTGAACCTCGACTTGAAGTCACATACTCAAAGACAGACAGCCCTTCTCTAAAGTTTGACTTAATAGGCATCTCAACAGTTTTGCCTAGAGGGTCAGTAACAAGACCACGCATAGCAGCCAACTGCTTAACCTGATCTCTTGAAGCTCTGCCAACTTTTGCATCAATAACAACTCTAATCGGATTGTACTTATCCAAGAGTTCCCAAGTCTTGTCGGCAAGCTCCTCGCTCACTTCAATCCAAATTTCTTCAGCAAACCTCTTCTTCTCCTCAGCTGTAATTAACCCCTGTGCAAAATTGTTTTCCACCTCAGCTACTCTCTTTTCTGCTTCCTTGATCATCTTTTCTTTTTCAGGATGGACAATAGCATCAAAGATAGACATCGAAAGACCAGCAATTGAACCTCCCCAGAAACCAAGATCCTTAATTTTATCTATTGTCTCGACTACAACATTTTGTTCATACTCAGCCAAAACACGATTAAAAATATTCTTGATAACACTTGAGGTGACAGGTTCGTTAATAAAGCCAAAACCTTGAGGTAAGGCTTCGTTAAAGAATATTCTACCTACCGTAGTCTTAATAATTTCCCCTCCTATCCTAACAGAGATTTCCTGCCTAATTTTAATTTTGTCTGATTGATAAGCCAATACTGCCTCACTAATATCAGCAAAAACTGTTTTTGAAGCAGGAATTCTTTCATCAATATCAGTGAGATAATAAATTCCCAAAGCCATTTCCTTCCTTGAAGGGATAGCAATAGGAGAACCATCAGCCGGCTTAAGCAAGTTCTTTTCAGGCATCATCAAGTTTCTCGCCTCATCTATTGCCTTTTGAGACAAAGGAACATGAACCGCCATCTGGTCACCATCAAAATCTGCATTAAAACCGTTACAGACAACAGGATGTAATCTTATAGCACTACCTTCAATTAGAACCGGATAGAAAGCAAGAATACTCAATTTATGAAGAGTTGGAGCCCTATTTAAAAGAACTGGATGATTCTTGGTAATCTCCTCCAAGATATCAAAAACCTCATCTGGTTTTCTTTCAAGCATATTTTTGGCTGATTTAACATTCGGGGCAATACCTCTTTTAATCATCTCGCGCAAGACAAAAGGTTTAAACATCTCAAGAGCCATATCCTTTGGCAAACCACACTCATTAAGTCTTAATTCAGGACCAACTACAATTACACTTCGGCCTGAGTAATCAACTCTTTTTCCAAGAAGATTCTGCCTAAATCTACCTTGCTTACCCTTGAGCATATCAGACAAAGAACGCAAAGGCTGTCTACCCCTTCCACGACGGGTAGCTTTCTTTTGAGAAGCGTCAATCAAAGAATCAACAGCTTCCTGCAACATCCTTTTCTCATTTCTCAAGATAATTTCTGGAGCTCCCAGATTGATCAAATGCTTAAGGCGATTGTTGCGATTAATTACCCGACGATAAAGATCATTTAAATCACTGGTTGCAAACCTACCACCTGAAAGCTGCACCATCGGACGCAAATCAGGAGGAAGAACAGGTAAAACCTTAAGAATCATCCAAGCCGGGTTGATCTTTGCCTTGCGCATTCCATCAATTAACTTTAATCTCTTGGCTAATTTGACAAAACGAGGAGTATTTTCTTTAGCCTCAAGCATCTCCTTGCGTAAGGAAGACGAAAGTCCCTCCAAATTTACTGATTCAAGAGCAGCCAAAATAGCCTCAGCGCCAGTCTTTGTCTCAAAGAAAATATCAGCTTTATAAGATGAAAGTTGATCTAATTCATCCTCGCTTATAACACTGTTAACTTTCAAGCTTTTAACCAAGTTAACAAGATTGTCGAAAAGTTGGTTAGTTCTTTCAACATTTAAGTTGTATTCGTCAGTTATAAGCTGCTCTCTTTTCCTTAATTCAAGATCAATTTCAAGTTTAGCCAGAGAGGCTTGTTCTTTATTCTTAATCTTCTTGTCTATTTTTGCTTTATCTTCAGAAGCTGATTTTTTAAGAGTGTCTTTTTTCTCCCTATAATCTTCGTCAAACTTTGCAATAGAATCTTTTCTAGCCTTCTCCAAATTTTCAACTGCTTCCTTTTTACCTTTTTCATCGAGCTTAATGACCAAATGTCTTGCAAAATAGATCACCTGTTCAATAGCTCGTGGGGCAATATCCAAGACTAGAGAAATTTTAGAAGGCGCACCCTTGAAATACCAAACATGTGCAACAGGCGAAACAAGATTAATATGGCCCATTCTTTCTCTTCTTACCCTTGAAAGAGTTACCTCAACTCCACATTTATCACAAATCACTCCCTTATATCTTATTCTCTTATATTTTCCACAATAACACTCCCAATCTTTGGTAGGACCAAAAATTCTTTCATCAAACAAACCATCTTTTTCAGCTCTCAACGTCCTGTAATTTATAGTTTCGGGTTTTGTTACCTCACCACGCGACCACTTCCTGATTTCATCAGGCGAAGCTAGCTTAATTATTAAGCTCTTAAAATCGGTTAAATCTTTAAAATCAGATAAAGGATCCATGATAATAACAGTTAACAAATTAACAAATTAACAAATTAACAAATTAACTATTAACCTCCTCTCCGCTTGAAATGACTTCATCTACTTCAACTGGACTTTCTTCTCTCAAAAGCTCGCTTGCAACTGCTACTTCTTTAGCTCCACTCGCTTCTTCTAGTTCAAGACCAAGCTCTGATACTTCGTCATTTTCTTCATGTTCTCTTGATATGTGGCCAGAAGCTTCAATTGACAAACACAAAGAATTAAGCTCCCTGACTAAAACCTTAAAGCTCTCAGGAACAGTTGATTGTGGAATATCAACTCCCTTGACAATAGCCTCAAAAGCTTTAGCTCTTCCAACTATATCATCAGACTTAATGGTTAGCATCTCCTGCAAAGTATAGGCAGCACGATGCGCCTCAAGAGCCCAAACCTCCATTTCACCCAAGCGCTGACCTCCCATCTGCGCTTTTCCTCCCAAAGGTTGCTGAGTAACAAGAGAATAAGGACCAGTTGACCTTGCGTGAGTTTTATCTTCAACCATATGATTAAGCTTCATAATGTAAGCGACACCAACCGTAGTATCTTCAAGAAAAGCTTCTCCTGTTCTCCCGTCAAAGAGCCGCGCCTTACCATTCACCGGCAAATTAACTTTCCTAAGTTCATTAACAACAGCATCTTCCCCAATCTCGTCAAAAACAGGCAAAGCTACTTTTTTACCCTGTTTCTGGGCTGCCCAACCAAGATGGCATTCCAAAAGCTGGCCTAAATTCATACGTGAGATAACAGACAAAGGGGAAATAATAATATCAATAGGGGTGCCATCAGCAAGAAAAGGCATATCAGCAACCGGCATAACTTTGGCTATAACACCCTTGTTACCATGTCGACCAGCTATCTTGTCACCTACTGTAACTTTCCTCATCTGTGCCACTCTAACAATCACTCTCTTAATTACTCCCGCTCCAAGCTCATCACCCTTATTGCGATCAAGTATCTGGACATCAACCACAATTCCTCTTTCACCATGAGGAAGCCTTAAAGAAGTATCTCTCACCTCGCGAGCCTTCTCGCCAAAAATAGCCCGCAAGAGTCTTTCCTCAGCAGTAAGTTCTGTTTCTCCTTTGGGGGCAATTTTACCCACTAAGATATCATTAGGACCAACTTCAGCACCCACAACCACGATCCCATCTTCGGCTAAATTCGCAAGTTCTGATTCTGCCACATTGGGAATATCACGAGTCAACTCTTCAGGCCCCAGTTTTGTTTCCACAACATCAGCCTCATATTCTTCTATGTTAATTGAGGTCATCAAGTCTTCTTTAACCAAGCGATCAGAAATCAAAATAGCATCCTCAAAACCATAACCGTCAAGGGACATGTAAGCAATAAGGAGATTCCTTCCAAGGGCAAGCTCTCCATTTTCCATTGCTGGACCATCAGCTAAAACATCGCCCTTTTTAACCTTATCCCCAGGTTTAACTACCACTCTTTGGTTGTAGCAAGTTGATTGTGCAGTCTTTTTAAATTTAGATAATAGATATGTAGCGAACTTTCCATCAGGAGAAATTTCAATTTCTTCAGAACTTTTATCGTCTGTTTTTTTATCTAATCTGACAACTATCTTTTCAGCGTCAGCATAATCAACAATTCCATCATACTTCGATTTAATTAGTCTACCCATAGCTTCAGCTACTATCTTTTCCATACCTGTTCCCACAATAGGAGCCTCTGGACTAACAAGAGGCACGGCTTGACCCTGCATGTTAGAGCCCATCAAAGCGCGATTACCTTCATCATGAGCCAAGAAAGGAATCAAAGACGCTGAAGCTCCGACTACCTGACGAGGGGTAACATCTATCAGATCAATTATTTCAACAGGACCTTCAGAAACTGAGCCTCGATAGCGAAAAGGCACACGATTGGCAGTAATAAAGCCGTTTTTATCAATAGGCACTCCTGAATGAGTTATATGATATTCTTCCTCATCATCTGCTGGTAAATAAATAATTTCATCAGTCACTTTCATTAAAGTTTTCCCTCCCTTTTTGACTTTTTCAACCTTGCGATAAGGAGCTTCAATGAAACCATACTCATTCACTCTCGCATAAAGAGCTAAATGATTAACCAAACCTATATTCTGACCTTCAGGAGTTTTTACCGGATCAATGCGACTATACTGCGAGCTTGAGACATCACGAATTGAAAATGAGGCTCTTTCTCTATTGATTCCACCTGTTCCCATAACCGAAAGTTTGCGCAATATTTCAAGTTCATTTAGAGGATTGGTATTGTCAAGAATAGCTGAAAGCTGACTCAACCTAAAAAATTCATTTAAGGAAGCCACTAAAGGACGAGCATTAATCAATAAAGACGGAGTAGGACTGTCAGAAGGAGAAATGAGGCTCATTTTCTCTTTAATAGATCTTTCAAGCCTCAAAAGGCCAACACGAAAAGCGTTTGTTGCCACAAGCTCGCCAACTCTTCTCAAACGACGATTGGCTAAGTGGTCAATATCATCAACTCTACCCTGGCCATTTTGCAAACCTATAAGATATGAAAGAGAAGCAACAATATCTTGTTTTGTCAAAATCCAATTTTGCTTAACATTGGGAATATCAAGCGAGAGTCTTTTGTTAATCTTAAATCTTCCGACTGCTCCAAAATCATATCGACGTGGATCAAGAAACATACCTTTGAAAAGACTTTCGGCATTTTCAAGTAAAACTGGCTCACCAGGCCTCATCCTGCGATAAAAATCAAGTAGAGCTTCTTCTCTATTGGTAGTTAAATCGCGAGACAGAGTTTGACTGATATAATTGTGTTGTGGATCTTTATTAACTTCTTTAAACAAATCTTGAATCTCCTCATTACTTTCAATGCCAAAGATACGCAAGAGGACAGTGGCAGTAATTTTTCTTCTTCTGTCAATTCTGGCTGAGATGACATCATTTTTCGAGACCTCAAATTCAAGCCAAGTACCATGAAGTGGTCTTATTTCAGAGTGATAAAGCATTCTACCTGACGAGGAATCAAGATCGCCAGAAAAATAAACTCCTGGTGATCTGACTAATTGACTAACAACAGATCTCTCAACACCACTAATCACAAAAGTTCCTCTTTGGGTCATCTGAGGAATTTCTCCCAGAAAAACTTC contains:
- a CDS encoding DNA-directed RNA polymerase beta' subunit, with the protein product MDPLSDFKDLTDFKSLIIKLASPDEIRKWSRGEVTKPETINYRTLRAEKDGLFDERIFGPTKDWECYCGKYKRIRYKGVICDKCGVEVTLSRVRRERMGHINLVSPVAHVWYFKGAPSKISLVLDIAPRAIEQVIYFARHLVIKLDEKGKKEAVENLEKARKDSIAKFDEDYREKKDTLKKSASEDKAKIDKKIKNKEQASLAKLEIDLELRKREQLITDEYNLNVERTNQLFDNLVNLVKSLKVNSVISEDELDQLSSYKADIFFETKTGAEAILAALESVNLEGLSSSLRKEMLEAKENTPRFVKLAKRLKLIDGMRKAKINPAWMILKVLPVLPPDLRPMVQLSGGRFATSDLNDLYRRVINRNNRLKHLINLGAPEIILRNEKRMLQEAVDSLIDASQKKATRRGRGRQPLRSLSDMLKGKQGRFRQNLLGKRVDYSGRSVIVVGPELRLNECGLPKDMALEMFKPFVLREMIKRGIAPNVKSAKNMLERKPDEVFDILEEITKNHPVLLNRAPTLHKLSILAFYPVLIEGSAIRLHPVVCNGFNADFDGDQMAVHVPLSQKAIDEARNLMMPEKNLLKPADGSPIAIPSRKEMALGIYYLTDIDERIPASKTVFADISEAVLAYQSDKIKIRQEISVRIGGEIIKTTVGRIFFNEALPQGFGFINEPVTSSVIKNIFNRVLAEYEQNVVVETIDKIKDLGFWGGSIAGLSMSIFDAIVHPEKEKMIKEAEKRVAEVENNFAQGLITAEEKKRFAEEIWIEVSEELADKTWELLDKYNPIRVVIDAKVGRASRDQVKQLAAMRGLVTDPLGKTVEMPIKSNFREGLSVFEYVTSSRGSRKGLTDTALKTADAGYLTRRLVDVAHDVIVRAEDCGTDEGLTIDFTKINKKEDKIFKIVGRVLADNILEPKTKKVLFAKGEIVDEAKADKIVNLGINEVKVFSPLTCGLSHGVCAKCYGWDLSTKKMVEVGTPVGIIAAQSIGEPGTQLTLRTKHSAGVVGVDVTQGLPRVEELFEARTPKVTAPLSEISGKVMVNEIDEGWKVVVTSSASGLKDKREYIIPKTLTLTVKSGQKVEAGLPLAAAPLDVREVMMIKGLRFAQEYIISQVQKVYESQGIPINDKHFEVIVKKMSDKVKVVTCGDTMFLPGELVDKASFEAENEKVLAAGGEPASAQQVILGITRRSLYTESWLSAASFEQTTEVLTESALQGKEDKLLGLKENVIIGRLIPVTPESARLPEEGKI
- a CDS encoding DNA-directed RNA polymerase beta subunit; its protein translation is MAMNIQNQNRVYFSKERGNLKADDLTYIQKESWQWFLSEAIASELKEISPIEDFTGKNWELYLENPVLGEPTITSKKALEKGLTYSVPLKITATLVNKRSGRKVSQEVFLGEIPQMTQRGTFVISGVERSVVSQLVRSPGVYFSGDLDSSSGRMLYHSEIRPLHGTWLEFEVSKNDVISARIDRRRKITATVLLRIFGIESNEEIQDLFKEVNKDPQHNYISQTLSRDLTTNREEALLDFYRRMRPGEPVLLENAESLFKGMFLDPRRYDFGAVGRFKINKRLSLDIPNVKQNWILTKQDIVASLSYLIGLQNGQGRVDDIDHLANRRLRRVGELVATNAFRVGLLRLERSIKEKMSLISPSDSPTPSLLINARPLVASLNEFFRLSQLSAILDNTNPLNELEILRKLSVMGTGGINRERASFSIRDVSSSQYSRIDPVKTPEGQNIGLVNHLALYARVNEYGFIEAPYRKVEKVKKGGKTLMKVTDEIIYLPADDEEEYHITHSGVPIDKNGFITANRVPFRYRGSVSEGPVEIIDLIDVTPRQVVGASASLIPFLAHDEGNRALMGSNMQGQAVPLVSPEAPIVGTGMEKIVAEAMGRLIKSKYDGIVDYADAEKIVVRLDKKTDDKSSEEIEISPDGKFATYLLSKFKKTAQSTCYNQRVVVKPGDKVKKGDVLADGPAMENGELALGRNLLIAYMSLDGYGFEDAILISDRLVKEDLMTSINIEEYEADVVETKLGPEELTRDIPNVAESELANLAEDGIVVVGAEVGPNDILVGKIAPKGETELTAEERLLRAIFGEKAREVRDTSLRLPHGERGIVVDVQILDRNKGDELGAGVIKRVIVRVAQMRKVTVGDKIAGRHGNKGVIAKVMPVADMPFLADGTPIDIIISPLSVISRMNLGQLLECHLGWAAQKQGKKVALPVFDEIGEDAVVNELRKVNLPVNGKARLFDGRTGEAFLEDTTVGVAYIMKLNHMVEDKTHARSTGPYSLVTQQPLGGKAQMGGQRLGEMEVWALEAHRAAYTLQEMLTIKSDDIVGRAKAFEAIVKGVDIPQSTVPESFKVLVRELNSLCLSIEASGHISREHEENDEVSELGLELEEASGAKEVAVASELLREESPVEVDEVISSGEEVNS